In Candidatus Cohnella colombiensis, one DNA window encodes the following:
- a CDS encoding AI-2E family transporter, with protein MITLYQKYWRTAFDLFMIFLTVWLVMYVFSYLYNLATPVFLSLIIFWIIEPLAKLLNRIGIRKSIASAISVLLFTLLLLAIFAILGYIFTQQITQLVYNLPQYQEMLQDKITGITDDLKNQINSMPPDVAEKLNGTVAFVTDLGTKWAVNFLNWLIAFFTSISSFVINFSIAIILAYFLSIEIDTWKKIGKDRMPKTFKIAFDFLRNNVFRGIGAYIKAQGILISITFLIIFITLLALNVNNAFSIALLAGIFDILPLLGVNTLFIPWVIYLFFTGDTNLAWWLTGLLLVVMIARQLLEPRITGQTIGVSAFTMLVFMVVSLSIFGIAGLILAPILMILMKALYDQGYFHKWIRFPKDEFNVAPLAPDNPIPPEDGAAS; from the coding sequence ATGATAACCTTGTATCAGAAATATTGGCGAACCGCTTTTGATCTTTTTATGATTTTTTTAACCGTATGGCTAGTGATGTACGTATTCAGCTATCTTTACAACCTTGCAACACCTGTGTTTTTGTCTCTCATTATTTTCTGGATCATCGAACCCCTAGCTAAACTTCTCAACAGAATAGGAATACGAAAATCGATTGCGTCTGCGATTAGCGTGCTTTTGTTTACACTCCTATTGCTAGCTATATTTGCCATTCTTGGATACATCTTTACCCAACAAATCACCCAGCTTGTATATAACCTGCCTCAATATCAAGAAATGCTGCAAGATAAGATTACTGGGATTACTGATGACTTGAAAAATCAAATCAATTCGATGCCACCAGACGTAGCAGAAAAGCTGAACGGCACAGTCGCATTCGTTACTGATCTTGGTACAAAATGGGCTGTCAATTTCCTGAATTGGTTAATTGCCTTTTTCACATCCATTTCTTCCTTCGTCATTAATTTCTCCATAGCGATTATTCTTGCTTATTTTTTAAGTATTGAAATCGACACGTGGAAAAAGATCGGTAAAGACCGTATGCCGAAGACGTTTAAAATCGCTTTTGACTTTTTGCGCAACAACGTTTTCAGAGGAATCGGTGCTTACATAAAAGCGCAAGGAATTCTCATCAGCATCACTTTCCTCATCATATTCATCACTTTACTTGCGCTAAACGTCAACAACGCCTTCTCCATCGCCTTGCTTGCGGGAATATTTGATATACTTCCATTGCTCGGTGTGAATACGCTGTTCATTCCCTGGGTAATTTATTTGTTCTTCACAGGAGATACGAACTTGGCTTGGTGGCTAACAGGACTGTTACTTGTCGTTATGATCGCTAGACAGCTCCTAGAGCCTAGAATTACCGGACAAACAATTGGTGTTTCTGCCTTCACGATGCTCGTCTTCATGGTTGTATCGTTGTCTATATTCGGTATCGCAGGGCTTATACTAGCGCCAATATTAATGATCTTAATGAAAGCTCTATATGATCAAGGCTACTTCCATAAGTGGATCCGCTTCCCTAAGGACGAATTCAATGTAGCACCACTCGCTCCTGACAACCCTATTCCCCCTGAAGACGGAGCAGCTTCATAA
- a CDS encoding penicillin-binding transpeptidase domain-containing protein — MNRKRALRAFHVLIFIATLLAIEGGKIAWLQLALGGARTVGASLVTEAITQRSDGLIIDPGRGQFRDRNGRLLTGETVQSLVAFPIDGAARGSQQSIERVAAILGVKANQFEAWLANLREPAPWKSALSKAAVQLTDTQIQAVNDAGLTGVAVLPYVNRYPSSFTPLHAIGYISQHPERLQLMNDLQRSEEALALNSMIGGAGLERSLDRILRGIGETKVYQTTDAKRQPLEGIGLRVNREDNGYYPVQIITTIDLDVQMSIEKLLQSKSIQKGAVVVLDTTNADVIAMVSLPQFDPYSIGKIGSDERNHAITAAPPGSIFKTVTLAAALESGVTTWDERFICKGEYAKYGLKCWKPGGHGRLSLKEAYAKSCNVVFAELAERMDPAWLQITGDRLGLGREIGWRTDKFIDGKPLQLLGEEEAGKIFTNKKNAQDGGVRAGSGIGQRDVRVTPLQAANMVVSIIHDGHVRAPRIVSEIRYENGSVMKKLAVQDATSTYGHITARTAATIREGMTAVVHEGTAKHALVASVWPLAGKSGTAELAGKLQARNDQWFVGYGPAKGIARYAVAVLIEDQSDGMRNRATELFGDIMKLLRLQGE, encoded by the coding sequence ATGAATCGAAAGAGGGCATTACGAGCGTTTCATGTTCTAATCTTCATTGCAACGCTGTTAGCGATAGAGGGTGGCAAGATAGCGTGGTTGCAGCTTGCATTAGGTGGCGCTCGAACGGTAGGCGCTTCATTGGTAACTGAAGCGATTACACAGCGCTCAGATGGTTTAATCATCGACCCGGGACGAGGACAATTTAGAGATCGAAACGGACGACTGCTAACGGGAGAGACAGTGCAAAGCTTAGTTGCCTTTCCGATCGATGGTGCTGCGAGAGGTTCTCAGCAATCAATAGAGCGAGTTGCAGCGATATTAGGTGTGAAGGCCAATCAATTTGAAGCTTGGCTCGCAAATTTACGAGAGCCTGCTCCCTGGAAGTCGGCACTATCGAAAGCAGCGGTACAACTAACGGATACACAAATTCAAGCTGTCAATGACGCTGGATTGACTGGTGTCGCAGTACTCCCTTACGTGAATAGATACCCCTCTTCGTTTACGCCACTACATGCGATCGGCTACATTTCACAGCATCCAGAACGTCTTCAACTAATGAACGATCTGCAACGATCAGAAGAAGCTTTAGCTCTGAATAGCATGATCGGTGGTGCAGGATTAGAACGGTCTCTTGATCGCATTTTGCGTGGAATTGGCGAGACTAAGGTTTATCAGACGACGGATGCGAAGCGACAGCCCCTCGAGGGAATAGGACTGCGGGTAAATCGTGAGGACAATGGCTATTATCCAGTCCAAATTATTACGACAATCGATCTGGATGTGCAAATGTCGATTGAGAAGCTCCTGCAATCAAAAAGCATCCAAAAGGGAGCTGTAGTTGTTCTAGATACGACTAACGCAGACGTTATTGCAATGGTGTCATTACCTCAATTCGATCCCTATTCTATAGGGAAGATTGGCTCTGATGAGCGCAATCATGCGATTACTGCAGCTCCGCCAGGCTCGATCTTTAAAACCGTTACATTAGCCGCTGCATTAGAGTCGGGTGTAACGACATGGGATGAGCGCTTCATATGTAAAGGTGAATATGCAAAATACGGACTCAAATGCTGGAAGCCAGGTGGTCACGGTCGATTATCGTTAAAGGAAGCGTATGCGAAGTCGTGCAACGTCGTATTCGCGGAACTGGCAGAGCGGATGGATCCTGCATGGCTACAAATTACAGGGGACCGTCTAGGACTCGGAAGGGAAATTGGTTGGCGTACGGATAAGTTCATCGACGGCAAACCGCTACAGCTATTAGGCGAGGAAGAAGCAGGCAAGATTTTCACGAATAAAAAAAATGCACAGGATGGTGGCGTACGAGCAGGAAGCGGAATCGGTCAACGAGATGTGCGGGTAACCCCTCTTCAAGCGGCAAACATGGTCGTATCCATTATTCATGACGGTCATGTTAGAGCACCTAGAATTGTTAGTGAAATACGGTATGAGAATGGGAGCGTAATGAAAAAGCTTGCTGTACAAGATGCAACATCGACCTATGGACATATTACGGCAAGAACTGCTGCTACGATACGTGAGGGGATGACGGCAGTTGTGCATGAAGGTACTGCGAAGCATGCTTTAGTAGCTTCTGTGTGGCCGCTAGCAGGCAAATCGGGCACTGCAGAACTCGCTGGTAAGCTTCAGGCCCGTAACGACCAATGGTTTGTCGGTTACGGGCCTGCGAAAGGCATTGCACGATATGCAGTTGCTGTATTAATCGAAGATCAGTCTGACGGTATGCGAAATCGAGCAACCGAGTTGTTCGGTGATATTATGAAGCTGCTCCGTCTTCAGGGGGAATAG
- the tyrS gene encoding tyrosine--tRNA ligase: protein MSQETTNNVNTLLEELEYRGLIQQTTNRDQLSKRLNEGKIALYCGFDPTADSLHIGHLLPILSLRHFQLAGHQPIALVGGGTGMIGDPSGRSTERSLNTSETVVAWTNSLKQQLSRFLEFNEAANSAKLVSNYDWLASLDTISFLRDVGKYFTVNYMLAKDSVDSRLANGISYTEFSYMILQSYDFYRLQQDHGCSLQIGGSDQWGNITAGLDLISKLDGGDAYGLTLPLVTKSDGKKFGKSESGAVWLDRSKTSAYQFYQFWFNTDDNDVIKFLKYFTFLSHERIDELETELMQQPEKRAAQRELAREVTKLVHGQDAVDSAEQITQALFSGDVTKLNENDLVEALQDMPTTEVADQAEMSLMDLLIETKAAPSRRQARQDIESGAVTVNGQKQTDVNAVLTKEQRLHNQFIVIRRGKKNYFLVKVQ from the coding sequence ATGAGTCAAGAAACAACTAACAATGTTAATACTTTGCTGGAAGAACTCGAATACAGAGGCTTAATTCAGCAAACAACGAACCGGGATCAACTAAGTAAGCGTCTAAATGAAGGCAAAATTGCGCTCTATTGTGGATTTGATCCAACCGCGGACAGCTTGCACATTGGACACCTGCTTCCCATTCTTAGCTTGCGACACTTTCAACTCGCGGGTCATCAACCGATCGCATTAGTCGGTGGCGGAACAGGTATGATTGGCGATCCAAGTGGACGTTCCACAGAGCGCTCCTTGAACACGTCAGAGACAGTCGTCGCTTGGACCAATAGCTTGAAGCAACAGCTTTCGCGATTTCTTGAATTTAACGAAGCTGCGAATTCTGCGAAGCTTGTAAGTAACTATGATTGGCTAGCTTCACTGGATACGATCTCCTTCTTGCGAGATGTTGGTAAATACTTCACCGTAAATTACATGCTTGCTAAAGATTCCGTTGATTCGCGTCTCGCTAACGGGATCTCATACACTGAATTCAGCTACATGATTCTTCAGTCCTATGATTTCTATCGCTTGCAGCAAGATCACGGGTGTTCCTTGCAAATTGGGGGAAGTGACCAATGGGGCAACATAACGGCTGGACTAGATCTCATCAGTAAGCTCGATGGTGGCGACGCATATGGCTTAACGCTGCCGCTTGTTACGAAAAGTGATGGCAAGAAGTTCGGCAAATCGGAGTCAGGAGCCGTATGGCTCGATCGCAGCAAAACGTCTGCATATCAGTTTTATCAATTCTGGTTTAATACAGATGATAACGATGTCATCAAGTTCTTGAAGTACTTCACTTTCTTGTCACACGAACGAATTGATGAGTTGGAGACTGAGCTTATGCAACAGCCAGAGAAGCGTGCAGCACAGCGTGAGCTTGCTAGAGAAGTTACTAAGCTTGTTCATGGCCAAGACGCCGTCGATAGCGCCGAGCAAATTACGCAAGCGTTGTTCTCTGGTGACGTTACAAAGCTTAACGAGAACGATCTTGTCGAAGCATTGCAAGATATGCCTACGACTGAAGTTGCTGATCAAGCTGAGATGAGTCTCATGGATCTATTGATCGAGACAAAAGCAGCTCCTTCACGTAGACAGGCGAGACAAGACATTGAGAGTGGAGCTGTCACGGTCAATGGTCAGAAGCAAACGGATGTGAACGCAGTGCTGACCAAGGAGCAAAGATTACACAATCAATTCATCGTGATCCGTCGCGGTAAGAAAAATTACTTCCTCGTCAAAGTTCAGTAG